A single genomic interval of Litoreibacter ponti harbors:
- a CDS encoding ABC transporter ATP-binding protein codes for MSLLSIENLRTHFFTKAGVVKSVDGVSFDLQRGEILGIVGESGSGKSVTGFSIMGLIDHPGRIVEGAIQFDGRDLVGMPEPQMRDLRGRRIAMIFQDPMMTLNPVLRVDTQMIEALRAHGKWTDEDARQRCRDVLGQVGIPSPDERLKSYPHQFSGGMRQRVAIAIALLHQPDLIIADEPTTALDVTIQAQILFEVQKLVAEHNTAMIWVTHDLAVVAGLADRVAVMYAGRIVEMGTTDQVVNRPLHPYTAGLIGSAPSRNARGTRLTQIRGMAPLPMNLPTGCAFQPRCDRAGPACAAVPDPTTPDAGHLVRCHHPLLDDHDRGTAA; via the coding sequence ATGAGCCTGCTCAGCATCGAAAACCTTCGGACGCATTTCTTCACCAAGGCGGGGGTGGTGAAGTCGGTCGATGGCGTCTCCTTCGACCTTCAGCGCGGCGAAATTCTTGGAATCGTCGGCGAAAGCGGGTCGGGGAAGTCTGTGACCGGCTTTTCCATCATGGGGTTGATCGATCACCCCGGTCGGATCGTTGAAGGCGCGATCCAGTTCGATGGCCGCGACCTTGTCGGGATGCCCGAGCCCCAGATGCGTGACCTGCGCGGGCGGCGGATTGCGATGATCTTCCAGGACCCGATGATGACGCTGAACCCGGTTTTGCGCGTCGACACGCAGATGATCGAGGCGCTTCGGGCACATGGCAAGTGGACGGACGAAGACGCACGGCAGCGCTGCCGCGATGTGCTGGGCCAGGTGGGCATTCCAAGCCCCGACGAGCGCCTCAAGAGCTATCCCCACCAATTCTCCGGCGGTATGCGACAGCGGGTTGCCATCGCCATCGCGCTTTTGCACCAGCCGGACCTGATCATTGCGGACGAGCCGACCACGGCGCTCGACGTGACGATCCAGGCGCAGATCCTCTTTGAGGTGCAGAAGCTCGTGGCCGAGCACAACACGGCAATGATCTGGGTGACGCACGACCTTGCGGTGGTGGCCGGGCTCGCAGATCGGGTTGCGGTGATGTATGCGGGCCGGATCGTCGAGATGGGCACGACCGATCAGGTTGTGAACAGGCCGTTGCATCCATACACCGCCGGGCTCATCGGGTCCGCCCCGTCGCGCAACGCGCGTGGCACCCGTTTGACCCAGATCCGGGGTATGGCGCCGTTGCCGATGAACCTGCCGACTGGTTGCGCTTTTCAGCCAAGATGTGACCGGGCTGGCCCCGCCTGTGCTGCCGTCCCCGACCCGACAACGCCGGACGCGGGACACTTGGTGCGGTGCCACCATCCCTTGCTCGATGATCACGATCGGGGGACCGCCGCATGA